The Metallosphaera hakonensis JCM 8857 = DSM 7519 genome includes the window CTTGGATTGATCCTGCTCGTTACTCTCACCCTCCTTTCCTTGCCCCATGGAGAATTGCAGTAGTCTTTGCGGTAAGTTCACTAACGTTGCCAGGTTGGGATAATAGGGCATTCCTATGGCCATGTTCACACTGGCTGGGTTGCCCTGCTCTGTCAACACCCTCGCCAGGCCCATTCTCACTGCCTTCTCCACATCAAGTCCTAGGTCTCTCAACTGAATAATTCTCCTAAGTTCGGGATCCTCGGGAATTAACCTAGTTACCCTAACCGAAATCAATTCAACACCCAGTTCAGCAAGGAATTGCTTTAGGGCCGCAGTGACAGCTGTTGAGATGTCGCCGAACTTCTTGTACACGTCCACTAACTTCACCTGATTGAGGATGGAACTGACCTCTTGATCAATTATTGGAGCTAGATAAGCTGCTAGGTCTCCATCCTTGAAAAATGCCCCAGAAAATTGAATATTGACCACGAGTTTGGCTGCATCGGTTACCCTATAGTAGACAGCAACCTCATAGTCCAACGGAACTAGATCGTCTGTTTGACTCTTTCCTGTGATCCTAACCTCGTGCCTGGTCATTGACGTGAAAAGGGCTATCGTGTCGAAAGGTAATTGATTATACCTGAATCTAGCCATGAATGAAGATAGGGGGTTTTGAGGGGACTGAATGTTATGAGTTCCAGGAGGAAGAACCGCCTGTACCTGTCCCTGAATTATTACTACGCAGTTCTCAGTTGGTTGAACAATGAAAATCGATTTCGAAGTCACTTGTTCTCTGGGATATCTAAACAGGAGAACGTCCGGTGCCATAAATGAAGTTCCATCATCCCTTTCTGTGCTAATCACTTGACCCCTAAATTGTAGAGACATATGATTCTTTGACATAGCCTTTTTTAAATCTTTTCATATTATTTCTCCCGATTAATAGAAGTTCGGCTGTTCAATACTCCCTATACTAGGAGTATCAAGCTCAAATATTGAGAAACTTAACTGAAATTGGGCCGTTACGGGCGATTCAGGTTTCAATTACCAATTGTAATTATGGCATAAGTAGATCAAATAAAGGAAATTGTTAAGCGTGAGTCCTTACCCAGTCCACACGGGAGGATTCAATTAAATTCGTTTTATTTCGATAAATAAACTGAATCCCCAAAGGAGACGTAAATCGCCCGGCCATTACAGATCTATGAACTCCTTGGAGGTCTCTGTGTAGATTTGGTAAAAGCGTCATCTCCAGGTAAAATACGCTACCGTAACTGGTCCCAAGATTGGAGCTCAGGAACTGATCATCTCCATATTGCATAAAGATCTGGCTCTTAGGGAAATCTAGTTTTCAAATAGAGTTCCAATACAAGATCCTGAGTAGGGAAAGCCTAGGGTCACCTGTATTCTTGAGGGAAGAACAATTCCTGTCTCTTCACCATGATCGAGTGTAGTTGATCTAGTAGAGCGTTCACGTTTTCGATCCTCCCTGAATTGACCTCCTGGTATATTTG containing:
- a CDS encoding SPFH domain-containing protein yields the protein MSLQFRGQVISTERDDGTSFMAPDVLLFRYPREQVTSKSIFIVQPTENCVVIIQGQVQAVLPPGTHNIQSPQNPLSSFMARFRYNQLPFDTIALFTSMTRHEVRITGKSQTDDLVPLDYEVAVYYRVTDAAKLVVNIQFSGAFFKDGDLAAYLAPIIDQEVSSILNQVKLVDVYKKFGDISTAVTAALKQFLAELGVELISVRVTRLIPEDPELRRIIQLRDLGLDVEKAVRMGLARVLTEQGNPASVNMAIGMPYYPNLATLVNLPQRLLQFSMGQGKEGESNEQDQSKSS